The following are encoded together in the Thermococcus sibiricus MM 739 genome:
- the cas3 gene encoding CRISPR-associated helicase Cas3' encodes MINEKMLPNLGLDTLSKTSHKNEQQEKSLKQHIEEVIRVSKSLAKKHGLQEYEKVLKTLAWWHDLGKLNPKWDITKKKKPPHSALSAYLFLRHSNIKDPRIFYFILRHHSHLTPILSHPNYLAKNVLGRIQFPIDYNSVFRLIYQETKQFNEFIEKNKRENVIYVDLFGIFKTADIVSAMFESENEIIKEKPSFRETDIKQGLQRYVKDKGLQFNEKKWELFLNMANSGENILFSAPTGWGKTFASLTIASTKTPTHIIYVLPTITSIRKMKETIKKILKMKVEDNYYFADVEKVAKQKDYERSVDWELFISRSFMSPVTLTTLDQIVLTFLHVGKYFLKRFHFRNSIFIFDEFHLYPISGLYILLKFIQKYNQEFDYNIKTVFMSATVHPALENLVSSYISPISFDFTEEYKRKRRYMYSINEEDIVSPAILEEIAKKAQDGNVLVICNTVEKAIKLYLLLKRHYKIKKTLLLHSRFTYKDRKEKETQLEWLSRIPKGFVFVSTQVAEVSLDMSFDYLFTELAPLSSLIQRFGRVNRYSTFTNNENVKILKPSELVDKRRYPYDLDELSLAKTILEEFDGNIKTEFELIEQFKESSLKLDKTKLKEIDKYLQKWDNDTRYFFSIDLNDKELDKILNFRETNTILVIPECFIDKIADILASSSKYKLQKIKEYLTPIPIWWLFFDDSFLSMYHNLPVLSSSRFLYSNEVGYFDSGKLSEFINEINVCEKEEIV; translated from the coding sequence ATGATAAATGAAAAAATGCTACCAAATTTGGGATTGGATACTCTCTCAAAAACATCACATAAAAACGAGCAACAAGAAAAATCATTAAAGCAACATATTGAGGAAGTTATTAGAGTTTCCAAGAGTCTAGCAAAAAAGCACGGACTACAAGAATATGAAAAAGTATTAAAAACATTAGCATGGTGGCACGATTTAGGGAAGCTAAATCCAAAATGGGATATAACTAAAAAGAAAAAACCTCCTCATTCTGCACTTTCAGCTTACCTCTTTTTAAGACATTCTAACATTAAAGACCCTAGAATATTTTATTTCATCTTAAGGCATCATTCCCATTTAACTCCAATTCTTTCGCATCCAAATTATCTAGCTAAAAATGTCCTTGGAAGAATACAGTTCCCTATTGACTACAATAGTGTATTTCGTTTAATTTATCAAGAAACGAAACAGTTTAATGAATTTATTGAAAAGAACAAAAGAGAAAATGTGATTTATGTGGATCTCTTTGGAATTTTTAAGACCGCAGACATTGTTTCAGCAATGTTTGAAAGTGAAAACGAAATTATTAAAGAGAAACCTTCTTTTAGAGAAACAGATATTAAACAAGGATTACAAAGATATGTAAAAGATAAAGGGTTACAATTTAATGAGAAAAAGTGGGAACTATTCCTGAATATGGCAAACTCTGGTGAAAATATCTTATTCTCAGCCCCTACTGGATGGGGGAAAACGTTTGCCTCTTTAACAATAGCCTCTACCAAAACTCCAACTCATATAATCTATGTTCTTCCAACGATAACATCAATAAGGAAAATGAAAGAAACAATTAAAAAAATCCTGAAAATGAAGGTTGAGGATAATTATTATTTTGCCGATGTTGAAAAAGTAGCAAAACAGAAAGACTATGAAAGAAGTGTTGATTGGGAACTTTTTATTTCAAGATCATTTATGAGTCCTGTTACTTTAACAACGCTTGACCAGATAGTTTTAACTTTCCTTCACGTAGGAAAGTATTTCCTCAAAAGATTCCACTTTAGAAATTCAATATTTATCTTTGATGAGTTTCATCTTTATCCAATAAGTGGACTATACATCCTCCTGAAGTTCATACAGAAATATAATCAGGAGTTCGACTATAATATCAAAACAGTATTTATGTCAGCTACTGTGCATCCAGCGTTAGAAAACCTAGTCAGCTCTTATATATCTCCAATTTCATTTGATTTTACTGAAGAATATAAAAGAAAAAGGAGATATATGTACTCCATTAACGAAGAAGATATTGTTAGTCCTGCTATCCTTGAGGAAATAGCAAAAAAAGCACAGGATGGAAATGTACTAGTTATATGTAACACAGTAGAAAAAGCTATCAAACTATATCTTTTACTAAAACGTCACTATAAAATCAAGAAGACACTTCTTCTACACTCAAGATTTACATACAAAGACAGAAAGGAAAAAGAAACCCAATTAGAATGGCTCTCAAGAATACCCAAAGGTTTTGTTTTTGTCTCTACACAGGTTGCCGAAGTGAGTCTTGATATGTCTTTTGATTATCTATTCACAGAACTTGCGCCACTATCTTCATTAATTCAAAGGTTCGGAAGAGTGAATAGGTATTCAACCTTTACAAATAATGAAAATGTAAAAATCCTAAAACCATCCGAATTAGTGGATAAAAGACGTTATCCCTACGATTTAGACGAGTTAAGCTTAGCAAAAACCATTTTAGAAGAGTTTGATGGAAATATTAAAACAGAATTTGAACTAATAGAGCAGTTTAAAGAGAGTTCATTAAAACTAGATAAAACCAAGTTAAAAGAGATTGACAAATACCTTCAAAAATGGGATAATGATACAAGATACTTTTTCTCAATAGATTTAAACGATAAAGAGCTAGATAAAATCCTTAATTTCAGGGAAACAAACACAATCTTAGTCATTCCAGAATGTTTTATTGACAAGATTGCCGATATATTGGCTAGCAGTAGTAAGTACAAACTTCAAAAAATAAAAGAATATCTCACTCCAATCCCAATATGGTGGCTGTTTTTCGATGATAGTTTTCTAAGCATGTACCATAACTTACCAGTACTGTCTAGTTCAAGATTTCTCTATTCAAATGAAGTTGGTTACTTCGACTCTGGAAAGCTATCTGAATTTATTAATGAGATTAATGTTTGTGAGAAAGAGGAGATAGTGTAA
- the cas4 gene encoding CRISPR-associated protein Cas4 encodes METYPENVLLIRGTEINYLFICPTKLWYFSKGITMEQESEYVDLGKFLHERSYFGEEKEVQIGSIKIDFIKRGNTIEVHEVKKGKSMEKAHEMQALYYLYYLKVLGIRAKAILNYPKLRETKEIILDGHEEEVEEAINEAERIKSLSAPPSPVKSRKCKKCAYYDLCWV; translated from the coding sequence ATGGAAACCTACCCAGAAAACGTCCTCCTCATCCGTGGTACCGAAATAAACTACCTCTTCATCTGCCCGACCAAGCTTTGGTACTTCTCTAAGGGCATAACTATGGAGCAAGAAAGCGAATACGTGGATCTGGGAAAATTTCTTCACGAAAGGAGCTACTTTGGAGAGGAAAAAGAAGTCCAAATCGGGAGCATAAAGATAGACTTCATCAAAAGAGGAAACACCATAGAAGTTCACGAAGTTAAAAAGGGCAAATCAATGGAAAAGGCCCACGAAATGCAGGCCCTTTACTACCTCTACTATCTCAAAGTACTTGGCATTAGAGCAAAAGCTATTCTCAATTATCCAAAGCTCAGAGAAACAAAAGAAATAATACTCGATGGCCATGAAGAGGAGGTAGAAGAGGCTATAAACGAAGCTGAGCGGATAAAATCTCTTTCTGCACCTCCCTCTCCCGTAAAATCAAGAAAATGCAAAAAATGCGCCTATTATGACTTGTGTTGGGTGTGA
- the cas1b gene encoding type I-B CRISPR-associated endonuclease Cas1b: protein MRRRPLTLLSDGTLSRRENTLYFENAQGKRPLAVEGIYDIYIYGHVNITSQSLHFLAQKGIAVHFFNHYGYYDGSFYPRESLNSGDLLIKQAKHYLDREKRLKLAKLFVVGGVKNMEKNLKKWGMKVSFNEFLNELEAVEKISEVMNVEARVRQEYYASWDETLPEDFKIVKRTRRPPQNEINALISFLNSRIYATIVSELYNTQLSPTISYLHEPGERRFSLALDLSEIFKPIIADRITNRLVKQGIIKKEHFRNDLNGVLLNDKGKKIVLKAFNEEMQKSVRHPRLKKNVTKQRLIRLEAYKLIKHLVGTQEYNPLVAWF from the coding sequence ATGAGGAGGCGCCCTCTAACTTTGCTCTCTGATGGAACTCTTTCACGAAGGGAAAACACTCTCTACTTTGAAAACGCCCAAGGCAAAAGGCCTCTTGCGGTTGAAGGAATTTACGACATCTACATCTATGGCCACGTAAACATAACCTCCCAATCACTGCACTTTTTAGCCCAGAAAGGCATAGCTGTGCACTTCTTCAACCACTATGGATACTATGATGGCTCATTTTATCCAAGGGAGAGTCTTAATTCTGGAGATCTACTTATTAAGCAGGCCAAACACTATCTTGACAGAGAAAAGAGACTCAAGTTGGCAAAGCTTTTCGTAGTCGGTGGGGTCAAGAACATGGAGAAAAATCTGAAGAAATGGGGCATGAAAGTATCTTTCAATGAATTCCTAAATGAACTTGAAGCTGTAGAGAAAATTTCAGAAGTAATGAACGTTGAAGCAAGGGTAAGGCAAGAGTACTATGCCTCGTGGGACGAAACCCTTCCCGAAGACTTCAAAATTGTGAAAAGAACAAGAAGACCACCTCAAAATGAGATTAATGCATTAATAAGCTTTCTCAATTCTCGGATTTATGCGACAATAGTTAGCGAGCTCTACAACACCCAACTAAGTCCGACCATTAGCTATTTACATGAACCCGGTGAGAGGAGGTTTTCCCTTGCTTTGGACTTAAGTGAGATTTTCAAGCCAATAATTGCCGATAGAATAACCAACAGACTTGTGAAGCAGGGAATAATTAAGAAGGAGCATTTCAGGAATGATCTGAATGGAGTTTTGCTTAACGATAAGGGCAAAAAGATTGTTCTTAAAGCATTCAATGAGGAGATGCAAAAAAGCGTGAGACATCCAAGACTAAAGAAAAATGTCACCAAGCAAAGACTAATAAGACTTGAAGCATATAAATTAATTAAGCATCTTGTTGGAACTCAAGAATATAACCCCTTAGTGGCGTGGTTTTAG
- a CDS encoding PD-(D/E)XK nuclease family protein has product MKDIEEFGRRLENLLKYGNIRGPKRTISVTSVSFCPLKAALTTRYDVRFFGEKNKERILGQVLHMGLLGLIKDSWSYLQGDIEATPEIEKEVSYELGDGWLLTGRIDLVIGEHVFEFKFLSDWSYEKIPENLDEVDEESVLNAYTEQLNAYLNILPDAEFGHLWIFRHNELIPWKKLEIKKDSKAFKGFLKRAKGIVKLIESIENGELPKDPEPRFEWECKNCIFKSICSK; this is encoded by the coding sequence GTGAAGGACATAGAAGAGTTTGGAAGGCGACTGGAAAACCTCCTTAAATATGGAAATATCAGGGGGCCTAAAAGAACTATCAGTGTGACTTCTGTTTCTTTTTGCCCTTTGAAAGCAGCCCTAACCACTCGATATGACGTTAGATTTTTTGGAGAAAAAAACAAGGAAAGGATCTTAGGCCAGGTACTCCACATGGGCCTTTTAGGGCTTATCAAGGATTCATGGTCATATCTGCAGGGTGATATTGAGGCTACTCCTGAGATAGAAAAAGAAGTCTCATATGAGCTGGGGGATGGATGGCTTCTAACTGGTAGGATAGATCTTGTAATAGGGGAGCACGTGTTCGAGTTTAAGTTCCTTAGTGATTGGTCTTATGAAAAAATTCCCGAGAATCTGGATGAGGTCGATGAGGAGAGTGTGTTGAACGCTTATACAGAGCAGTTAAATGCGTATCTAAACATACTTCCTGATGCGGAATTCGGACATCTCTGGATATTTCGACATAATGAGTTAATACCATGGAAAAAGCTTGAGATCAAAAAGGACTCAAAAGCGTTTAAAGGGTTCCTGAAAAGAGCCAAAGGTATTGTTAAACTCATTGAATCCATAGAAAATGGAGAACTTCCCAAAGATCCAGAACCACGGTTTGAATGGGAATGCAAAAACTGTATTTTCAAATCAATATGCTCTAAATAA
- the cas2 gene encoding CRISPR-associated endonuclease Cas2 produces MYIIVVYDVNVSRVNKVKKFLRQHLIWVQNSVFEGEVTLAEYERIKKGIKELIDENEDSVIIYRLRARPKRKNLGIEKNPVEDII; encoded by the coding sequence ATGTATATCATTGTAGTTTACGACGTGAACGTTTCTCGGGTGAATAAAGTGAAAAAATTCTTAAGGCAGCATTTAATCTGGGTTCAAAATAGTGTCTTTGAAGGAGAAGTTACACTGGCCGAGTACGAGAGAATTAAAAAAGGAATTAAGGAACTTATTGATGAGAATGAAGACTCTGTGATTATTTACAGATTAAGAGCAAGGCCAAAAAGAAAGAATTTAGGGATAGAGAAAAATCCAGTTGAGGATATTATTTAG
- the hypF gene encoding carbamoyltransferase HypF, whose amino-acid sequence MKTYHIHVEGIVQGVGFRPFIYRIAHEHSLRGYVKNLGDAGVEIVVEGKEEDIRAFLKALKDKAPPLARVEKIKTKELPLQGFDRFYIEKSSNGGEGGDSVIPPDVSICDDCLRELFDPRDKRYMYPFIVCTNCGPRFTIIEDLPYDRINTTMREFDMCDYCESEYKDPLNRRYHAEPVCCPVCGPSYRLYTNEGEEITGDPLKRAAELIDKGHIVAIKGIGGIHIACDATNEETLRELRKRILRPEQPFAIMAKDLETIENFAIVSEIEREELTSYRKPIVALRKKEPFPLPETLAPGLPTIGVMLPYAGTHYILFHYSKSPVYVMTSANYPGMPMVIDNETALKELKTLADYFLLHNRKILNRTDDSVIRFVDGKRAVIRRSRGFVPLPIEIPFEYNGLTVGAELMNAFGIAKNSKVYPSQYIGNTSKVEVLEFMRGAISHFKKILRVQNLDLIVADMHPLYNTTKLAMEIAEEEGVEFLQVQHHYAHVASVMAENKLDEVIGIALDGVGYGSDGHTWGGEVIYLSYEDVERLAHISYYSLPGGDLASYYPLRALVGILNKIYSVEEVEELVRRCCPRAIDNLRYGKVEFNVILNQLARDINVSYASSTGRVLDAFAVLLNVAYKRTYEGEPAMKLEGVAFRGKNDLGFRVPVEGEELKVEELFRQVLESRTNPADIAYSVHLALGRAFGEIAVEKAKEFDIKNVALSGGVAYNELIVKTIRKIVESNNLRFYTTHEVPRGDNGINVGQAFLGGLYLEGYLTREDLML is encoded by the coding sequence GTGAAAACTTATCACATTCACGTTGAGGGAATTGTTCAGGGGGTTGGTTTCCGGCCCTTCATCTATAGAATTGCTCACGAACACAGCTTGAGGGGATATGTTAAAAATCTCGGTGATGCGGGAGTTGAGATTGTTGTTGAAGGTAAGGAAGAGGATATAAGGGCCTTTTTAAAAGCTCTTAAGGATAAGGCACCTCCTCTAGCGAGAGTGGAAAAGATAAAAACAAAAGAACTTCCACTTCAAGGCTTTGATAGGTTTTACATTGAGAAGAGTTCTAACGGTGGAGAAGGGGGCGATTCAGTTATACCTCCGGATGTTAGCATATGTGATGACTGTCTCAGAGAGCTTTTTGATCCGAGGGATAAGCGCTATATGTATCCATTCATAGTATGTACCAACTGCGGGCCTAGATTTACTATAATCGAAGATCTCCCCTATGATAGAATTAACACAACCATGAGAGAATTTGATATGTGTGATTACTGTGAGAGCGAGTATAAGGATCCGCTGAATAGAAGATATCATGCTGAGCCAGTTTGTTGTCCTGTGTGTGGGCCAAGCTATCGCCTTTACACTAATGAAGGAGAGGAGATAACAGGTGACCCTCTAAAAAGGGCTGCAGAATTAATAGACAAAGGGCATATAGTGGCCATAAAGGGCATTGGTGGGATACACATAGCTTGCGATGCCACCAATGAGGAGACATTAAGAGAGCTCAGGAAAAGAATCCTAAGGCCCGAACAGCCCTTTGCAATAATGGCCAAAGATCTGGAAACAATAGAGAACTTTGCTATAGTTAGTGAGATTGAAAGAGAAGAACTCACAAGCTATAGAAAACCCATAGTGGCACTGAGAAAGAAGGAGCCATTCCCACTACCGGAGACCCTGGCTCCGGGGCTTCCAACAATAGGGGTCATGCTGCCCTATGCTGGAACCCACTATATACTTTTCCACTACTCAAAGAGTCCGGTTTATGTCATGACCTCAGCAAATTATCCCGGAATGCCGATGGTTATAGATAATGAAACGGCGCTTAAAGAATTGAAAACACTGGCCGATTATTTCCTTCTTCACAATAGAAAAATACTCAACAGAACCGATGATAGCGTGATAAGATTTGTTGATGGAAAGAGAGCTGTAATAAGAAGAAGCAGAGGTTTTGTGCCATTACCTATTGAGATTCCATTTGAGTATAACGGACTGACAGTTGGTGCAGAACTCATGAATGCCTTTGGCATTGCAAAAAATTCTAAGGTGTATCCAAGTCAATATATAGGGAACACGTCGAAGGTTGAAGTGCTGGAGTTTATGAGAGGGGCTATCTCGCACTTCAAGAAGATTCTAAGGGTTCAAAACTTGGACTTGATCGTTGCCGATATGCATCCCCTCTACAATACCACAAAGCTCGCCATGGAAATAGCGGAAGAGGAAGGGGTGGAGTTCCTTCAAGTCCAACACCATTATGCTCACGTTGCCTCTGTAATGGCCGAAAATAAACTTGATGAAGTTATAGGCATAGCTCTGGATGGCGTTGGTTATGGAAGCGATGGGCACACTTGGGGTGGGGAAGTTATCTACCTCAGTTATGAAGATGTTGAAAGGCTGGCACACATCAGTTACTATTCTCTTCCTGGGGGCGATTTAGCTAGTTATTACCCACTTAGGGCTCTGGTTGGTATTTTAAACAAGATATACAGTGTGGAAGAGGTAGAAGAGCTTGTAAGAAGATGCTGTCCAAGGGCCATTGACAATTTAAGGTATGGCAAAGTTGAGTTTAATGTTATCCTAAATCAGCTTGCTAGGGACATAAACGTTAGCTACGCTTCCTCTACGGGAAGAGTTCTTGATGCATTTGCCGTTCTTCTTAACGTTGCCTATAAGCGGACTTACGAGGGAGAACCTGCGATGAAGCTTGAAGGCGTCGCGTTTAGAGGAAAGAACGACCTAGGATTTAGGGTTCCAGTTGAAGGAGAAGAACTCAAGGTTGAAGAACTCTTTAGACAGGTTTTAGAAAGCAGAACAAATCCTGCAGATATTGCGTATTCCGTTCACTTGGCTTTGGGAAGGGCCTTTGGAGAAATAGCGGTTGAGAAAGCTAAGGAGTTCGATATTAAAAACGTGGCCCTCAGCGGCGGAGTAGCTTACAACGAGCTAATCGTCAAGACTATTAGAAAGATAGTGGAGAGTAACAATCTCAGGTTTTACACTACCCACGAGGTGCCAAGAGGAGACAACGGCATAAATGTTGGTCAGGCATTCCTTGGAGGCCTCTACTTGGAGGGATATTTAACCAGAGAAGACCTCATGCTTTAA
- a CDS encoding signal peptidase I, protein MRKFLETLLSYTLLFGLVLFILLHMLGFKSLVVLTDSMEPEITPFSLVIVSPESDIKIGDVILYEVELSKKKYKVLHRVIDIKERKGQIVYITKGDNRRYADAWYVSRENIIGKLVFSVPYAGYVSYYGTHLLSLIYPLVSTYLFYRLLLLVWVKNGGLKCL, encoded by the coding sequence ATGAGGAAGTTTCTGGAAACCCTGTTAAGTTATACCCTTCTTTTTGGACTCGTGCTCTTCATCCTTCTCCACATGCTTGGATTCAAAAGTTTGGTGGTTTTAACGGATTCCATGGAACCGGAAATAACGCCCTTTTCCTTAGTAATAGTATCTCCAGAGAGTGATATTAAGATTGGCGATGTCATTCTTTATGAGGTAGAGCTTTCGAAAAAGAAATACAAAGTGCTCCATAGAGTAATAGACATAAAAGAGAGAAAAGGCCAAATTGTTTACATCACAAAAGGGGACAACAGAAGATATGCCGACGCTTGGTACGTGAGCAGGGAAAATATAATAGGAAAACTGGTCTTTTCTGTTCCATATGCTGGTTATGTTTCATACTACGGCACTCACTTGCTGAGTTTAATTTATCCTCTGGTTTCTACATATCTGTTTTATAGGTTGCTCCTTCTAGTATGGGTTAAAAATGGGGGATTAAAATGCCTTTAA
- the hypE gene encoding hydrogenase expression/formation protein HypE translates to MKIKLEHGAGGELMEELIKEVILKNVTLNSAGGIGLEALDDGATIPFGNKHLVFTIDGHTVKPLFFPGGDVGRLAVSGTVNDLAVMGAEPLALANSMIIQEGFDGEDFERILKSMDETAREVPVPIVTGDTKVVEDKIGIFVITAGIGIAERPISDSGAKIGDVVLISGTVGDHGIALMSHREGIGFETELKSDVTPIWEVVKSVAKVIGWEHIHAMKDPTRGGLSNALNEIARKSNVGILVRESDIPVRPEVRAASDMLGINPYEVANEGKVVMIVEREFAEDALEAMRKTKLGREAAIIGEVTDQYIGKVLLETGIGGKRFLEPPVGDPVPRVC, encoded by the coding sequence ATGAAAATTAAGCTGGAACATGGAGCTGGTGGCGAATTAATGGAAGAGCTTATTAAAGAGGTCATTTTGAAGAATGTAACCCTGAACTCGGCTGGTGGAATCGGGCTAGAGGCTTTGGATGACGGAGCGACGATTCCTTTTGGAAATAAACATTTGGTATTCACCATAGATGGTCATACAGTTAAGCCCCTATTTTTTCCTGGAGGAGACGTGGGAAGACTAGCGGTAAGTGGCACGGTGAATGACTTGGCCGTCATGGGAGCGGAGCCTTTGGCTTTAGCGAACTCAATGATAATTCAGGAAGGGTTCGATGGCGAGGACTTTGAGAGGATCTTGAAATCAATGGATGAAACAGCTCGAGAGGTGCCCGTTCCGATAGTGACTGGAGATACAAAAGTGGTAGAAGATAAAATCGGAATATTCGTAATCACCGCGGGAATTGGAATTGCTGAAAGACCAATAAGTGATTCAGGGGCAAAAATAGGGGATGTCGTTTTAATAAGTGGCACTGTGGGAGATCACGGGATAGCCCTAATGAGTCATAGAGAAGGTATAGGCTTTGAAACAGAGTTGAAAAGTGATGTGACACCGATATGGGAAGTTGTAAAAAGTGTCGCAAAAGTCATAGGTTGGGAGCATATCCATGCAATGAAAGATCCCACGAGAGGTGGTCTAAGCAATGCCTTAAATGAGATAGCAAGAAAGAGCAATGTTGGAATTCTTGTAAGGGAGAGTGATATCCCAGTGAGGCCCGAAGTAAGAGCTGCAAGTGATATGCTCGGCATAAACCCCTATGAAGTGGCAAACGAAGGGAAAGTTGTAATGATAGTTGAGAGAGAGTTTGCTGAAGATGCCTTGGAGGCTATGAGAAAAACCAAACTCGGAAGGGAAGCAGCTATAATAGGGGAAGTAACTGATCAATATATTGGAAAGGTTCTTCTTGAGACGGGTATAGGTGGAAAAAGATTCTTGGAGCCACCTGTTGGAGATCCAGTGCCCAGAGTTTGCTGA
- a CDS encoding DUF257 family protein, producing the protein MHASSGRGIMSEIEEFYRLLDSLKWGETVLLEHDSLTSSVQGLYYIIKWSMERNYPVVVDDFLDTFYLYATHMKLAGFNTSILNNVKVIKLGGKLKVGDIVTRLPVNEPEVYEKKYAEVTGSLFKQGKVINPVLGFERLLMFTNSNQEILMELNAVLEYIGNEKRIAFYIINEEVIEKSNPCIEFLLREMATTVIKISKKESRTVFSILRSVNNEIDGKEIIFS; encoded by the coding sequence ATGCATGCTTCATCAGGACGTGGCATAATGTCAGAGATTGAAGAGTTTTATAGATTGCTTGATAGTTTGAAGTGGGGAGAAACAGTACTCTTAGAGCATGATTCACTTACTTCATCAGTTCAAGGGCTTTATTATATCATAAAATGGAGTATGGAGAGAAATTATCCAGTAGTTGTGGATGACTTCTTGGATACCTTTTATCTTTATGCTACGCACATGAAGCTTGCAGGGTTTAACACGAGTATTTTAAACAATGTGAAAGTCATTAAATTGGGAGGGAAGTTAAAAGTTGGGGACATAGTAACAAGACTTCCCGTAAATGAACCAGAAGTTTATGAAAAGAAGTATGCTGAAGTTACGGGCTCGCTTTTTAAACAAGGAAAAGTTATTAATCCTGTGTTGGGCTTTGAGAGATTATTAATGTTTACCAACTCAAATCAAGAGATTCTAATGGAATTAAATGCTGTATTGGAATATATTGGAAATGAAAAAAGGATTGCTTTTTATATCATTAACGAAGAGGTAATTGAAAAAAGCAATCCTTGCATCGAATTCTTGCTGAGGGAGATGGCTACTACAGTAATAAAAATAAGTAAAAAGGAATCTCGAACTGTTTTTAGCATATTAAGGTCAGTAAATAATGAGATTGATGGAAAAGAGATCATCTTCTCATGA
- the map gene encoding type II methionyl aminopeptidase has product MEEKLEKLLKAGKITKEIKKEVLHLIKPGTSLYEIAEFVEKRTVELGGKPAFPCNLSINEIAAHYTPYDGDKVVLKEGDYLKVDLGVHVDGYIADTAFTVRVGMEEDDLIEASKEALENAIAVIKAGVKINEIGKVIEETIRGHGFNPIVNLSGHVIERYKLHTGISIPNIYRPHDNYELKEGDIVAIEPFATTGAGQVIETPPTLIYMYIRDRPVRLPQARTLLSYVKKNFSTLPFAYRWVQNLMPEVQLKLALIQLEKVGAFYGYPILKEIKGGIVSQAEHTVIVEEDGVLVTT; this is encoded by the coding sequence GTGGAAGAAAAACTTGAAAAATTACTTAAGGCTGGAAAGATCACCAAAGAGATTAAAAAAGAAGTTTTACACTTAATAAAACCTGGAACCTCTCTTTATGAAATCGCAGAATTTGTAGAAAAAAGAACAGTTGAGCTTGGGGGTAAACCTGCTTTTCCATGCAATCTTTCTATCAACGAGATTGCAGCCCATTATACTCCGTATGATGGAGATAAAGTCGTCTTAAAGGAAGGAGACTATTTGAAGGTTGATTTGGGAGTTCATGTAGATGGTTATATAGCTGACACAGCATTTACAGTAAGGGTTGGAATGGAGGAGGATGACCTTATTGAGGCCTCAAAAGAAGCTTTGGAAAATGCAATAGCCGTTATAAAAGCAGGAGTAAAAATAAATGAAATTGGAAAGGTTATTGAAGAGACAATAAGAGGCCATGGGTTTAATCCAATAGTGAATCTCAGCGGTCATGTTATAGAAAGGTACAAACTGCACACTGGGATCTCAATTCCAAACATCTACAGGCCCCATGATAATTACGAGCTTAAAGAAGGGGATATTGTGGCCATAGAACCCTTCGCAACTACCGGAGCGGGGCAGGTTATAGAGACGCCACCTACTTTAATATATATGTATATTAGGGATAGGCCTGTGAGACTCCCCCAAGCTAGGACTCTTTTAAGCTATGTGAAGAAAAACTTTTCAACACTTCCCTTTGCCTATCGCTGGGTGCAAAACCTTATGCCAGAAGTGCAGCTTAAGCTAGCGTTAATCCAGCTTGAAAAAGTCGGTGCTTTTTATGGATATCCAATTTTAAAGGAGATAAAAGGAGGAATTGTTTCTCAAGCTGAGCATACGGTAATAGTGGAGGAAGATGGAGTTTTAGTAACTACTTAA